The genomic interval GGCGCTGAGCGTGAAGGTGTCGGTATCGAGGTCGCCCATGTCGCCGCGGCCCGCGATGGACCCGTCGCCGTGGCGATAGCCCAGCGCGACGCCCACGCCGACACCGAGCGGCGCATCGTAGGCGACGCCGATCGTGCCGCCCACCGCGTCCTGTGTCAACGCGCCGGCGCCCGAATCGCTGATGCGGTCGTAACTGGCATTGCCGAACAGCGACAGACCGCCGCCCGGATTGAGGCCGTTGCGCTGCACGCCTTCGTACTGGATCCGCTGCACCCGGATCGCGCGCTGCCCCTCCCGCGCGATGGTGCCGGGCAGGGTGAAGCCCGAAAACAGGCTGGCGATGGCCTGCCCCTCGATGCGCTGGGTGATTCCGGCGGGGTGGACATCGTCCGCCTGCAGATAGGTGAGGTTGGCGTTGGGCTCGACGTAGTCCTCCGGCCCGCAGGTCAGGGAAGAGCCGGTGCAGGCGGGATCGGTGATATTGGTGATCCCGTAGGTGCCGGGGCTCGCCACGATCTCGTTGAAGAGCATGGCGGTATCGAAATAGAGGACGTTCGCACCGTTGGCGGCAAGCGCCGCCTCGTAGGTGTCGTTGAACAGGTCGAGGCCCGCGCTGTCGGACTGGATCGCCAGCGTCACGATGCGGTCGGCGCCCGCATCCTCCAGCCGCTTCACCTGCGCCGCCAAGATGTTGGCGGCATTGGTCAACAGGCTCGGATCGGTGCCGCCGCCCGCGAGGAACGCGAAATAGTCGTTTCCGCCGCCCTGGATATAGACGACATCGCCCGGTTCGAACGTGCCGCCGGCAGCGAGGTAGTTGTCGATCTGCGAGGCGATCGGAATGGCCAGCGGCGAGGTTGGCGTAGGCAGGGCGACGCGCGCGCCGCCGATGGCGTAATTGGTGCCGCCCACGGTGTAGACCGGGTTGAGATCGTAGCCGAGCAGCGCCGCGAACACCTCCGGCGCTACCGGATCGGGGTTGGTCGTGAAGCTTCCCTCGCCCGGCGGCAGCGGCAGGAACTGCTGGTAGAACCCGCCATCGGCGAGACTGTCGCCGAAGACGATGACGCGCGCCACGTCCAGTCCGTCATTGTCCTGCGCGGCGACACCGCCGGCGGCGAGCAGATTGAAGGCGATGGCGGTCGTCAGCGCGGCCCGCGATGGAGATGCTTCATGGTCTCTCCCTTCGGCCGGCTCTTGCCTGACCGTCTTGTCGTTCCGAACGGGCGGAACTGCGGCGATGGTGTCGCTTTTCCCTGTCGCGCGCAAGTCTGAACGGCCGGTATGTCGAACGCGGCCTGTCGATCGCCGGCCGATGTTGCACGAAGGACGCACAAGAAACCCCGCCGCGACGGTTCGCGGCGGGGTCTTGCATGGTTTCCGGTTCGCGTTTCGGACCGGACGGACCTGTGTCAGGCGGTCGCCATTTCGTCCTGCGTCATCCGCTCCTTCAGCATGTCCATGACGGCATTGGCGAAGGCGGGGATGTCGTCGGGCTTGCGACTGGTGATGATGTTTCCATCGACGGCCACTTCCTTGTCGACCACGTTACCGCCGGCATTCTTCAGGTCGGTACGCACGCTCGGCCAGCTGGTCACGGTCTTGCCCTCGACGATGCCCGCCTCGATCAGCAGCCAGGGTGCGTGGCAGATCGCGGCGACCGGCTTGCCATCGGAGTTGAAGCTGCGGACGAGTTCGACGGCCTTGTCCTCCAGCCGCATCTTGTCGGGGTTGATCTGGCCACCGGGCATGACGATCGCATCGAACTCACCCGAGGTCGCTTCGTCCAGCGTGAGATCGACATCGACGCTATCGCCCCAATGGTCCTGGTCCCAGCCCTTGATCTGGCCGCTGTCCGGGCTGACGACGACGGTTTCGTAGCCGGCGTCCTCGAATATCTTCTTGGGCTTGACGAGTTCCGACTGCTCGAAACCGTCGGTGGCGAGGATCATGATACGTTGGGCCATGAGATGATACTCCTTCTGTCTGAGTGTTTGCCCCTTCAACGGGTGGGGAAAGCGCGCCGTTCCGCGCTTTTCCGCCAGCCGTGCCGGTGTTAGGGCGAGCCGCATGGCCACCATCGAAACGCCCGATTCACCGGACGGCATCGTCCCGGAAAGCTTCGAGAGCGCGCTGTCCGAGCGCTATCTCGTCTATGCCCTGTCGACCATCACCGCGCGTTCCCTGCCGGACCTGCGCGACGGGCTGAAGCCGGTCCACCGCCGCCTGCTGTGGACCATGCGGCAGCTGCGCCTGTCGCCCGATTCCACCTTCAAGAAATCGGCGCGCGTCGTGGGCGACGTCATCGGCAAGTATCACCCGCACGGCGATGTCGCGGTGTACGACGCGATGGTGCGCCTCGCGCAGCCCTTCACGCTGCGTTATCCGCTGGTGGAGGGGCAGGGCAATTTCGGCAATGTCGACGGGGACAACGCCGCCGCCTACCGATATACCGAATGCCGCCTGACGCGCACCGCGATGCAGCTGATGGACGGGCTCGACGAAGGCACGGTCGACTTCGTCCCGACCTACAACAACGAGGAGCAGGAACCGGCGCTGATGCCGGGCCTGTTTCCGAACCTGCTGGCGAACGGGGCCAGCGGGATCGCCGTGGGCATGGCCACCAGCATCCCCAGCCACAATGTCGCCGAGGTGCTCGACGCGGCGGAGATGGTGCTGTTCAACAAGGACGTCACCCACGCGGAACTGATGGAGGTGTTCAAGGGGCCGGATTTCGCCACCGGCGGCCTGGTGGTCGATAGCGAGGAGGCGATCAGCGCCGCCTACGAGACCGGGCGCGGCAGCTTCCGGGTGCGCGGCCGCTTCCACGCGGCCGAGGCCGAGAGCGAGGCGGATCGCGAGGCCGGGATCGAGCGGATCAAGGGCGGCGGCTGGCAGCTCGTCATCTCCGAAATCCCCTACCAGGTGCCCAAGGGCAAGCTGATCGAGCAGATCGCCGCCGCCATCGCCGACAAGAAGCTGCCGATCCTGGAGGACGTGCGCGACGAGAGCGACGAGAACATCCGCATCGTGCTCGTGCCGCGCAGCCGCAACGTCGATCCCGAACTGCTCCGGGAATCGGTCTACAAGCTGACCGATCTGGAAACCCGTTTCGGCCTCAACCTTAACGTGCTCGACCACACGCGCACGCCGATGGTCATGGGGCTCAAGGAACTGCTTTCGAACTGGATCGCGCACCAGATCGAGATCCTCCAGCGCCGCACCGCGCACCGGCTGGCCAAGATCGCCGACCGGCTGGAACTGCTCGAAGGCTACATCATCGCCTTCCTCAACCTCGACCGGGTGATCCAGATCATCCGCAGCGAGGACGAGCCCAAGCCTGTGATGATGGCAGAGTTCGCGCTGACCGACCGGCAGGCCGAGGCCATCCTCAACATGCGGCTGCGGTCGCTGCGCAGGCTGGAAGAGATGGAGCTTCGCCGCGAGAAGGACGAATTGCTGAAGGAGCAGGAGGAGCTGACGAAGCTGCTCGACAGTCCGGCCCGGCAGCGAACGCGGCTGAAGAAGGACATGGCGGCGCTGCGCAGGGAATACGGCCCTGATACCGCGCTCGGCGCCCGGCGCACGACGATCGCCGAGGCGGAACCGACGGTCGAATACGATCCCGGCGCGATGATCGAGAAGGAGCCGATCACGGTCGTCCTCTCGCAGAAGGGCTGGGTGCGCGCGGCAAAGGGCCATGTCCCGCTCGATCAGGAATTCAAGTACAAGGAAGGCGACGGTCCCGCCTTCATCCTCCACGCGCAGACGACCGACAAGCTGCTGCTGGCCGCCGATGACGGTCGCTTCTTCACGCTGGGCGCGGACAAGCTGCCGGGTGCGCGCGGGTTCGGCGAACCGGTCCGCAATACGCTGGATATCGAGGCGAGCGCGCAGATCGTGTCGGTCGTGGTTCACGAGAAGGGCAAGCAGGTGCTGCTCGGCTCCACCATCGGCAAGGGTTTCGTCGCGGTGACGGATGAACTGCTGGCCGAAACGCGCAAGGGCCGGCAGGTGGTGAATCTCAAGGGCGATGCGAAGCTGCTGGTCGCCCGCCCCGTCGATCCGGCGGACGACCACGTCGCCGTGGTGGGCGAGAACCGCAAGCTGGTGGTGTTCGCGCTGGAGGAGATGCCCGTCATGCAGCGCGGGCAGGGCGTCACCCTGCAACGCTACCGCGACGGCGGCCTGTCGGACGCGACGACCTTCCGGCTGGAGGACGGGCTCAGCTGGGCAATGGGCGGCGACACGGGCCGCACCCGCACCGAAAACGAGATCGGCATGTGGAAGGTGGCGAGAGGCGCCGCGGGACGCTTGCCGCCGAACGGCTTTCCCAAGGACAACCGGTTCTGACGCAACGCCTGTGGCCGACCTTCCCGGACAGGGACAGCGCTCGCATCGGGGTCACGTAGCCGGTAGCGGCGGAGGGAGCGGCCGGGGTAGGAAACTCGCCCTTAAGGTCCGGCCACCGCTCCCAGGCGTCGCACGAAAAAGGGGCCGGAAGGATCGCTCCTTCCGGCCCCTTTTCGATCGGCGCCGGCGCGCTGTCAGCCGCCGGCCTGCTCGAGCGCGGCCATGATGTCGGCATGGTTGGCCAGCACCATCAGCCCGCCATTGTCGCCCACGGCGAACATGGCGCGTTCGAGGCTCATCGGGCCGGCTTCGGTAACGACGACCACGTTAGCCTCGTCCAGCGATTCCACGGTCCCCAGCGGCATCGCGTCTGCGGTGGCGACGGCGGCACCTTCGACCAGCGCGGCGTCGAGCGCGGCCTGCTGCTGCGCCATCAGGTCGCCGTAAGCGGTGTCGAGTTCGGCCTTGGTCGTGTTCAGCGTCCAGGTGCCGTCGGTTTCGGCAAAGGCGGCGGTGCCAAGCGGCACCTGGTGCGTGCCGGTGTCGATGACGACCGTGGTGCCGTCGTTCGAAAGCACGGTGCCGACGGCGGCATCGTCATTGCCCATGATCGTCGTGCCCGCATCCTGCGCGGCGACGGGCGCGGCGGCTAGGGTGGCAAGGGCGGCGGCGGTGAAAGCGAGGCGCTTCATGTGTTATCCTTCTCCTGTCGGGAAACGCCGGTCGGGCGGCCCGAAGATGATGTGTCCGGAACTGGCCGGGAACTGAATGACCGGGCGGCAAGCTGCGCGATGGCGCGGCAGACACGATGGACGCGAGGGACCGCGCCCGAACCCGACGGATGGAACCTTAGCGAACCGTCCTGAACCTTTCCTGCACCATACCGGCGCAAAAGTTCAAGACCCGGCCGCCAGTTCTTCGTCCAGCAGCGTTTCCACGCGGGACCGGGGCGGGAAGCCTTCCGCGACCCAGCGCGCCTCCACCGCCTGTAATATCCGTGCGACCTGCGGCCCGGCATCGACGCCGCGGCGCACGATCTCGCCGCCTTTCAGCGGCAGCGCGGGCGGGGTCCAGCCCTCGAGCGGCGCGGGAGAGCGGTTCGCCAGCAAGAGGATGTCGCGCGCGACCTCGTGCCCCTCGCGGTAGGCGAGAACGCGTGCGTCGCCGGCCCGCTCCACCCGCCCGGCCAGACGGACGAGGTGCTTGCGCTGCGCGTTCGACAGTCGCAGCCGGGCGGCGACCTGCTCGGCAGTCCGGCCGCCGCGCGGCAGCAGCGCGGCGAGGCGGCGGATGGGCGCGGGCGGGGCGCCGTGGGCGCGCTCCGTTGCGATCAGCCCGGCGAGCGTCGCCAGTTCGGCCTCGCCGGTTTCCGGCAGCACGACAGGCAGCACGCCGCGTTCGAACATGCGGCCAAGCGTCGAAAGCGGATCGGGCAGCGCCAACAAGGCCAGCAATTCCATCGCCACCCGTTCGCGGCTCAACCCCTTCAGCATGGGGGCGAGGGCCGCGCACGCCTCCTCGCCTTCTTCGTCCAGGGTCGATCCGAATCGCGCCTGAAAGCGATAGTAGCGCAGGATCCGCAGGTGATCCTCGCGGATGCGCTGCGCCGCGTCACCGATAAAGCGAACCCGCCGCGCCTCCAGATCGGCCAGCCCGCCGAAATAGTCGGCGATGGCGAAGGTTTCGGGGTGCGCGTAGAGCGCGTTGATGGTGAAGTCGCGCCGCGCGGCATCTTCCTGCCAGTTTTCGGCGAAGGCTATGGTGGCGCGGCGGCCGTCGGTGGCAACATCCTTGCGCAGCGTGGTGATCTCTATCGGCCCGCTATCGAGCACGGCGGTGATCGTGCCGTGATCGATACCGGTGGGAATTGCGCGGATGCCCGCTTCCTCCAGCCGGCGCGTGACTTCGGGCGGGTGGTGCAGGCTCGCTGCATCGATGTCCTTCACTGGCAGGCCCAGCAGCGTGTCGCGCACCGCGCCGCCGACCCATCGCATCGAGTCGGCTCCCAGCGCCCCCACGAGGGCGGGCAGGTCGCGGCGGCGGGTCCACGCGGCGGCGGGCAGCTTCGCGCCGGTCATCCCTCGCCCCGACCCCCGGCAAGGTCTTCCCACGCCAGCCGGTGGGACAGGTTGGCGATGATGCCCGCGGTGATGCCCCAGATGCGGTGGCCTTCCCATTCGATCTCGTAATAGGGCAGCTCGGTCTCGCCGAACATCCCGGTCTTCTCGACATGGTTGCGCTGGTCGAGAACGAAGCGCAGCGGTGCCTCGAACCAGTCGGCGACCTCGCGCGGGTCGGGGCGGATGGGAAGGTCCGGCGGGATCAGGCCGAGCACGGCGGTCAGCGTGTAGCCCGAACCGGTGACGAAGGGCGGGGCGGAGCCGACGATGCGGACTTTCGCCGGATCAATGGCCAGCTCCTCCTCGGCCTCGCGCAGGGCGGCGGCAATGGCATCCTCGCCCGCTTCCAGCTTGCCGCCGGGAAAGGCGACCTGGCCGGGATGGGAGGGCATGGTATCAGGCCGGTGGGTAAGCAGGATGCCCGGCTCGGGCCGGTCCGTCACCGCCATCAGCACGGCGGCGTCGCGCAGGGTTTCGGGTGCCCACTCCCGGTCGTCGCGAATGCCCGCGAAACCGACGTCGCGGCTGCGCTCGAACAGGTGCGACAGGCGCTCGAACAGGTCGCTCATGCGGGCACGAGATCGAAGGTCGCGCCCTGGCTGGACACGGTGAGCGCGCCGTCTTCGCCAAGGGCCATGTCGGCCAGTTGCAGCCAGGTCGAGCGGTCGAGCCGCGCTTCGCAACCGCGGCGAACGGAGAGGTAGATCGCGGGAAGGTCGGGATCGCCCTCGGCCCGTAGCGGGTTCTCGGGTCCGGCCAGCACCAGTTCGTCGGTATTCAGGCGAAAGGCGAGCGCGTCGCCATCGGCGCGGCAATCGACGGCGAGGAAGGCCGCGTCCTCCACCGCGATGCTCTGGCGAACCTGCGGCGTGACGAGGTAGTAGGCCCCGTCACCCTCGCGCATCAGGAGGGATGCGAAGGCGCGCACCATTGCGGGGCGGCGGATCGGGCTGCCGTCGTGAAACCACGTCCCGTCGGCGGCAATACGCATCCGGCTGTCGACGGTCCGGGCCGGCGACCACTCCTCCACCGGCGGCAATCGGCGCGCCCTTGCCGCCTCGGCGATCTCCAGCAGCGACATCGCGCCAAGCTCTGGTGGGGGATCGTAGGCCATCGCATTCCGCGATGCCAGAGCGCGTCAACCGAGCCAAGGGCCGATCATGCCCTTTTCGGGCAGGACCGCCGGATTGTCCGCCCGCACCAGCAGGCGGCGCTGGTCGTAGGGACCGGGCAGCGACCAGCCCGCCGCCGGGGCGGCGATGAAGCCGAAGCGCTCGTAATATTCGGGATCGCCCACCAGGACCTGCGGCAGGGCGGCCGCCGGATCGATCGCACCGGCCATCGCCGCCATGAGCGCGCGCCCGTATCCCGTGCCCTGCAGGTGCGGGACGACCGCGACCGGTCCCACCATCAGCAGCGGATGGCGCCGCCCCCTCGGATCGGTCAGCGCGACCGGCCAGACCTGGATCGAGCCGACCAGGTAATCCTCCTCGTCCAGCGCGGCGAAGCTGAGGGCGGGCAGCCAATTCATGCCCTCCCGCACCCGGTAGGCGGTGCGCGCCTGGCGCCCTTCGCCGAACGCGCGGTCGAGCAGATCCTCGATCAGCGCGGGGTCGATATCGGCAAGGGGAACGATGGTCGCGGTCATGGAACGGGCGCGCCTAGGGGCGGTCGGGCCGCGGTGCAATCGATTCGCGCCTCAGCGCCGGGGGGTGAGGCGGATAAGCCGACCGTTCTCGCCATCCTCGACGACCCAGATCGCGCCATCGGCGCCTTCCAGGATGTCGCGCAGCCGTTCCGGGAAATCGTAGCGCGCCACTTCGCGCGCGCTGTTGGCCCCGGCATCCACGCTCACCCGGCTGATCGAGGTGGTCTTGAGGTTCGCGATCAACGCCTGCCCGTCCCAGTCGGGGAACATGTCGCCGGTATAGAAGATCATTCCACCCGGCGCGATGACCGGGTTCCAGCTGATCGCGGGATGGGCGAACCCATCATCGGGGGAGTGGTCGGGTATGGGCGAGCCGTCGTAATTGTCGCCGTTGGAGCGGACCGGCCAGCCGTAATTCGCGCCCTTGCGCACCAGGTTCAGCTCGTCGCCGCCAGCGGGTCCGTGCTCCAGCTCCCACAGGTTCCCGCTCGGATCGAAGGCGAGGCCGAGCACGTTGCGATGGCCGTAGCTCCAGATCTGGTCGCTGGGCGCACCACGCCGCGCGAAGGGATTGCCGTCAGCCGGCGTGCCGTCGAGGTTCAGCCGCACGATGCTGCCGAGATTGTTCGACAGGTCCTGCGCCGGGGTCTTCTGCTGGCGTTCGCCGCTGGAGACGAACAGCAGCCTCCCGTCCGGGGAAAACGCCAGGCGGTGCGAATAGTGCCCCTCGCCGTCGATCGGCACGCTCTGTTCCCAGATCTCGCGCAGCCCGGCGATCCGGCATTCCCCGCCATCGTCGCAGCGCAGTTCGCCGCTGCCCACCACGGCGCGCTTGGTGTTGCCCTGCGCCGCCTTGGCCCACGACAGATACACCTTGCCGCTGGTCGCGTAGTCGGGAGCGAAGGCGAAATCGCCGAGCCCGCCCTGACCGGCATAGGCGACCTGCGGCAGACCGGTGATGGATCGCAGCTCGCCGGTTGCCGGATCGAATATCCTGGCCGTTCCCGGCCTTTCGGTCACGACGATGCGCCCGCTGCCGGGTTCGAGCGCAAGCGCCCACGGTTCGTCGAATTCCCCCAAGCTGACGGCGGTGAACGGCGCATCGGCGCCCAGCGTCACGCGCGTTCCGGCGACGGGCGCGCTCGCCGTCGTGCCGTTCGACGCGGTGGCGCTCGGCGCGCTATCCCCGACCGCGCCGCTGTTGCAGCTTGCGAAGGCGAGGGCGGCAGGGAATAGAGCAATGATCGAGCGACGTGTTTTCAAGGTCATGCTGTCAGGAACCCCCTCCACCAGTTTTTGTGCCGAACTCGGCCCCGGACCGCTGGTCGCCGGCGTGGATGAGGCGGGCCGCGGCCCGCTGGCGGGGCCGGTGGTGGCCGCCGCCGTGCTGCTGTGCAAGCCGCGGCCGGCCGGTATCACCGATTCCAAGGTCATGAATGCCGAGGCGCGCGCCATGGTCGAACAGCGCATCCGTCGGCGCTGCGCGTTCGGCATCGGCGTGATCGATGTCGCCCAGATCGACCGGCTCAACATCTTCGGCGCAACCATGCTCGCCATGAGCCTGGCCATGCGCAATCTGTGCGAGACGCTCGAAAACCATGCCCTCGAAGCCGTGGTGGACGGCAATCTGACGCCCGCCGGGCGCTGCGCCGAATGGCGGTGGCGCGCGCGGGCGATGGTCAAGGGCGACCTGCGCGTTCCCGCGATCGGCGCGGCGTCCATCCTCGCCAAGGAATACCGCGATCGCCTGATGCGCGATGCCGCCCGCGATCATCCGCATTACGGGTGGGAGCGGAACAAGGGATACGGAACGGCGGACCACCTCGCCGCATTGCGGATGCACGGGCCAAGTCCGCTGCATCGTCGCAGCTTCGCGCCCGTCGCGCAGCTGGAGATGTTTGCATGAGTGCGTTTTCCTTCGACGACATACCCGATCAGTCCGGTCGCACCGCGCTGGTGACGGGTGCGAATACCGGCATCGGCTTTCATATCGCGAAGGAACTGGCGCGGGCCGGGGCAAGGGTGCTTCTCGCTTGCCGCGACCGGAACCGTGCGCAGGCGGCGATGGCCGATATCCAGGCCGACGTTCCCGCCGCTGACCTTGCTTTCATCGAACTCGACCTCGCCGATCTTGCATCCGTGCGGGCCGCCGCCGACACGGCGAGGGAAGAAGCGCGGCTCGACCTGCTGATAGAGAATGCAGGCGTCATGATGCCGCCATTCTCCACCGCCACGGCAGGGTGCGAATTGCAGTTCGCGGTCAATCACCTCGGTCATTTCGCGCTTGCCGGCCTGTTGCTGGACAAGCTGGCGCAGACCGAAGGCTCGCGCATCGTCGTGCAATCGAGCCTTGCCCATCGCCGTGGCGATATCGCCTTCGGCAATCTCGATGGCGATTTCGGCTACGACAAGTCCGAATTCTACGGCCAGAGCAAGTTTGCGAATCTGCTGTTCGCCTTCGAACTGGACCGCCGGCTTCGGGCGGAGGGCAGTCCCGTAACGGTCGTCGCCTGTCATCCGGGCATCGCCGAAACCGAACTGACCCGCCATCTGCCGGGCGGCGCGGTGTTCGGCAGAATCGTCGGGGCGGCGCTCAACGATGCGCGCCGCGGGGCGCTTCCGGCGCTGCAGGCCGCGACCGACCCCGCTGCCGCGGGCGGCGACTACTACGGCCCGTGGGGCTTCATGGAGATGAGCGGAAGCACGTCGGGGCGCGCCTTCGCCACCGCCCGCTCGCGCGATCCGGTCATCGCGAAGAAGCTGTGGGACCGTTCCGTGGAACTGACCGACGTCGATCCGGGCCTTTCGCCCGCCGCGTGAAGCCCGGCCGGAAGGCGAGTCCTTTGGGCCACACCCCATCATGTCGAGTCCGCTCAACCGGCCGGGACTCCATATCTTGTGCCGGGCTCGATGTGTTCCGCCCGGTTCGTATCCCCGCCCGGTCGATCCGAAGCGGACTTTGCGCTTGACCCGGACTCGGTCTGGACTCACCCTGTGGATAAGTCAGGGGGGAAGAAGCGAACATGGGCGAGCTTGTGAAGGTCCGGCAGCGGGCGGCGGGAAAGACGCGGTCTGCGAAGGCACCGAAGGCGGAAAAGGTCGACCTGCCGATCGGAAGAATTCTCGGCGGCGACTGCGTGGAGGCGATGCGTCGCCTTCCGGCGGCGAGCGTCGATCTCGTCTTCGCCGATCCGCCCTATAACCTGCAACTCGGCGGCGATCTCAACCGGCCCGACGGCAGCCATGTCGATGCCGTGACGAACGATTGGGACAGGTTCGACAGCTTTGCCGCATACGACGCCTTTACAAGGGGTTGGCTGGCGGAGTGCAGGCGGGTTCTGAAGCCCGACGGTGCCCTGTGGGTGATCGGCAGCTATCACAACATCTACCGCGTCGGTGCGGCGGTGCAGGACATGGGCTTCTGGCTGCTGAACGACGTCGTCTGGCGCAAGACCAACCCGATGCCGAACTTTCGCGGCACCCGCTTCACCAATGCGCACGAGACGCTGCTGTGGGCGAGCATGGGAGAAAAGGCGCGCTATCACTTCAATTACACGGCGATGAAGACGCTCAACGATGAATTGCAGATGCGTTCGGACTGGGTGTTCCCGATCTGTAGCGGTGGCGAACGGCTGAAGGGGGATGACGGCGCGAAGGCGCATCCGACGCAGAAGCCGGAAGCCCTGCTCTATCGCGTATTGCTGGCGACGACGGAGCGCGGCGACGTGGTGCTCGATCCGTTCTTCGGTACGGGCACTACCGGCGCGGTGGCCAAGCGGCTGGGGCGCGAATGGATCGGCTGCGAGCGCGAGGCCGCCTATCGTGCGGTGGCGCAGGCGCGGATCGACAAGGAACTGCCGCTCGACGAAAGCGCGCTCGCCACGATGCAAAGCCGCAAGGCCGCGCCGCGCGTGGCGTTCGGGCAGGTGGTCGAGGCGGGGCTGCTGAAGCCGGGCACCAGGGTGTTCGACAAGAAGCGCCGCTGGACCGCGACGGTGCGCGCGGACGGTTCGCTCGAATGCGGCAAGCAGGTCGGCTCGATCCACGGCGTCGGCAAGGACTTGCAGGGCGCGCCCAGCTGCAACGGCTGGACCTTCTGGCATTACGAGACGGGCGGGGAGGTCAAGCCCATCGATGCGGCGCGGGGGCTGTATCTGCTCGCGGCGGAGGATTGACGCGGGCGTTTCCTACAGGG from Aurantiacibacter spongiae carries:
- a CDS encoding autotransporter domain-containing protein codes for the protein MRATGKSDTIAAVPPVRNDKTVRQEPAEGRDHEASPSRAALTTAIAFNLLAAGGVAAQDNDGLDVARVIVFGDSLADGGFYQQFLPLPPGEGSFTTNPDPVAPEVFAALLGYDLNPVYTVGGTNYAIGGARVALPTPTSPLAIPIASQIDNYLAAGGTFEPGDVVYIQGGGNDYFAFLAGGGTDPSLLTNAANILAAQVKRLEDAGADRIVTLAIQSDSAGLDLFNDTYEAALAANGANVLYFDTAMLFNEIVASPGTYGITNITDPACTGSSLTCGPEDYVEPNANLTYLQADDVHPAGITQRIEGQAIASLFSGFTLPGTIAREGQRAIRVQRIQYEGVQRNGLNPGGGLSLFGNASYDRISDSGAGALTQDAVGGTIGVAYDAPLGVGVGVALGYRHGDGSIAGRGDMGDLDTDTFTLSAFGRAALGPLHAIADATYGEGDVDLERTIPLGPALRVQASSTDTTLYGARGAVGFDAITLPVRIGPEIGLAYEKVKVDGFTEDGGYSTSLAVDGLDYESLTGRAGLVASAPLTAGTGLFARLSYVREFEDDDIAFTVTPTGAPVSYTSSYAYGDRDYGEFAAGISGTIGPVGVRAGGGAEFGRDDFTGVNVYAGVTLPF
- a CDS encoding type 1 glutamine amidotransferase domain-containing protein — its product is MAQRIMILATDGFEQSELVKPKKIFEDAGYETVVVSPDSGQIKGWDQDHWGDSVDVDLTLDEATSGEFDAIVMPGGQINPDKMRLEDKAVELVRSFNSDGKPVAAICHAPWLLIEAGIVEGKTVTSWPSVRTDLKNAGGNVVDKEVAVDGNIITSRKPDDIPAFANAVMDMLKERMTQDEMATA
- the parC gene encoding DNA topoisomerase IV subunit A, encoding MATIETPDSPDGIVPESFESALSERYLVYALSTITARSLPDLRDGLKPVHRRLLWTMRQLRLSPDSTFKKSARVVGDVIGKYHPHGDVAVYDAMVRLAQPFTLRYPLVEGQGNFGNVDGDNAAAYRYTECRLTRTAMQLMDGLDEGTVDFVPTYNNEEQEPALMPGLFPNLLANGASGIAVGMATSIPSHNVAEVLDAAEMVLFNKDVTHAELMEVFKGPDFATGGLVVDSEEAISAAYETGRGSFRVRGRFHAAEAESEADREAGIERIKGGGWQLVISEIPYQVPKGKLIEQIAAAIADKKLPILEDVRDESDENIRIVLVPRSRNVDPELLRESVYKLTDLETRFGLNLNVLDHTRTPMVMGLKELLSNWIAHQIEILQRRTAHRLAKIADRLELLEGYIIAFLNLDRVIQIIRSEDEPKPVMMAEFALTDRQAEAILNMRLRSLRRLEEMELRREKDELLKEQEELTKLLDSPARQRTRLKKDMAALRREYGPDTALGARRTTIAEAEPTVEYDPGAMIEKEPITVVLSQKGWVRAAKGHVPLDQEFKYKEGDGPAFILHAQTTDKLLLAADDGRFFTLGADKLPGARGFGEPVRNTLDIEASAQIVSVVVHEKGKQVLLGSTIGKGFVAVTDELLAETRKGRQVVNLKGDAKLLVARPVDPADDHVAVVGENRKLVVFALEEMPVMQRGQGVTLQRYRDGGLSDATTFRLEDGLSWAMGGDTGRTRTENEIGMWKVARGAAGRLPPNGFPKDNRF
- a CDS encoding CCA tRNA nucleotidyltransferase, which produces MTGAKLPAAAWTRRRDLPALVGALGADSMRWVGGAVRDTLLGLPVKDIDAASLHHPPEVTRRLEEAGIRAIPTGIDHGTITAVLDSGPIEITTLRKDVATDGRRATIAFAENWQEDAARRDFTINALYAHPETFAIADYFGGLADLEARRVRFIGDAAQRIREDHLRILRYYRFQARFGSTLDEEGEEACAALAPMLKGLSRERVAMELLALLALPDPLSTLGRMFERGVLPVVLPETGEAELATLAGLIATERAHGAPPAPIRRLAALLPRGGRTAEQVAARLRLSNAQRKHLVRLAGRVERAGDARVLAYREGHEVARDILLLANRSPAPLEGWTPPALPLKGGEIVRRGVDAGPQVARILQAVEARWVAEGFPPRSRVETLLDEELAAGS
- a CDS encoding CoA pyrophosphatase, with the translated sequence MSDLFERLSHLFERSRDVGFAGIRDDREWAPETLRDAAVLMAVTDRPEPGILLTHRPDTMPSHPGQVAFPGGKLEAGEDAIAAALREAEEELAIDPAKVRIVGSAPPFVTGSGYTLTAVLGLIPPDLPIRPDPREVADWFEAPLRFVLDQRNHVEKTGMFGETELPYYEIEWEGHRIWGITAGIIANLSHRLAWEDLAGGRGEG
- a CDS encoding DUF1285 domain-containing protein codes for the protein MAYDPPPELGAMSLLEIAEAARARRLPPVEEWSPARTVDSRMRIAADGTWFHDGSPIRRPAMVRAFASLLMREGDGAYYLVTPQVRQSIAVEDAAFLAVDCRADGDALAFRLNTDELVLAGPENPLRAEGDPDLPAIYLSVRRGCEARLDRSTWLQLADMALGEDGALTVSSQGATFDLVPA
- a CDS encoding GNAT family N-acetyltransferase: MTATIVPLADIDPALIEDLLDRAFGEGRQARTAYRVREGMNWLPALSFAALDEEDYLVGSIQVWPVALTDPRGRRHPLLMVGPVAVVPHLQGTGYGRALMAAMAGAIDPAAALPQVLVGDPEYYERFGFIAAPAAGWSLPGPYDQRRLLVRADNPAVLPEKGMIGPWLG
- a CDS encoding PQQ-dependent sugar dehydrogenase, producing the protein MTLKTRRSIIALFPAALAFASCNSGAVGDSAPSATASNGTTASAPVAGTRVTLGADAPFTAVSLGEFDEPWALALEPGSGRIVVTERPGTARIFDPATGELRSITGLPQVAYAGQGGLGDFAFAPDYATSGKVYLSWAKAAQGNTKRAVVGSGELRCDDGGECRIAGLREIWEQSVPIDGEGHYSHRLAFSPDGRLLFVSSGERQQKTPAQDLSNNLGSIVRLNLDGTPADGNPFARRGAPSDQIWSYGHRNVLGLAFDPSGNLWELEHGPAGGDELNLVRKGANYGWPVRSNGDNYDGSPIPDHSPDDGFAHPAISWNPVIAPGGMIFYTGDMFPDWDGQALIANLKTTSISRVSVDAGANSAREVARYDFPERLRDILEGADGAIWVVEDGENGRLIRLTPRR
- a CDS encoding ribonuclease HII, translated to MLSGTPSTSFCAELGPGPLVAGVDEAGRGPLAGPVVAAAVLLCKPRPAGITDSKVMNAEARAMVEQRIRRRCAFGIGVIDVAQIDRLNIFGATMLAMSLAMRNLCETLENHALEAVVDGNLTPAGRCAEWRWRARAMVKGDLRVPAIGAASILAKEYRDRLMRDAARDHPHYGWERNKGYGTADHLAALRMHGPSPLHRRSFAPVAQLEMFA